From Paenibacillus thermoaerophilus, a single genomic window includes:
- the dnaI gene encoding primosomal protein DnaI: MESLSDLLRGMPGNWRSKVEEQARRVLADPEVAKFTAKHPELGEAILKQNVPKLHQYAVEYRNCTACPGLSACPNDFPGHYTKLTVGMTDSGAVLYDAKVPCKKQLAHERQEMIRNKIRSFHADYAGLSEEYSLAEMMDRDPDREAAVHRIVQYIDRTEKEGLQKKGLYLVGKLGTGKTYLAGYVLQELAKSGFSGAIVYMPEFVEDLKNMIGDGERLAETLEALKNADLLVLDDIGAENLSPWVRDHVLGSILNYRMNRKPTVFTSNHTLDELEKHFSFTSRDGEEEYKGQRLMDRIRPYVEVVEVLGRNMRGA, from the coding sequence GTGGAATCGTTATCCGATCTGCTGCGAGGGATGCCCGGCAATTGGCGCAGCAAGGTTGAGGAACAGGCGAGGCGCGTGCTGGCCGACCCGGAAGTGGCGAAATTCACGGCCAAGCACCCCGAGCTGGGCGAAGCGATCCTGAAGCAAAATGTGCCGAAGCTGCACCAGTACGCTGTCGAATATAGGAATTGCACGGCGTGTCCCGGCCTCTCCGCGTGTCCGAACGATTTCCCCGGCCACTACACGAAGCTGACGGTCGGCATGACCGACAGCGGCGCGGTGCTGTATGACGCCAAGGTGCCGTGCAAAAAGCAGCTTGCCCATGAGCGCCAGGAGATGATCCGCAACAAAATCCGCAGCTTCCACGCCGATTACGCCGGACTGTCGGAGGAGTACTCGCTGGCCGAGATGATGGACCGCGACCCCGACCGCGAAGCCGCCGTGCACCGGATCGTGCAGTACATCGACCGCACGGAGAAGGAAGGCTTGCAGAAGAAAGGGCTGTATCTGGTCGGCAAGCTGGGCACGGGCAAGACGTATCTGGCCGGTTACGTGCTGCAGGAATTGGCCAAGTCGGGCTTCTCCGGAGCGATCGTCTACATGCCGGAGTTCGTCGAAGACTTGAAAAATATGATCGGCGACGGCGAACGGCTGGCCGAGACGCTGGAGGCGCTGAAAAATGCGGATCTGCTTGTGCTCGATGACATCGGGGCGGAAAATCTCAGCCCTTGGGTGCGCGACCATGTGCTGGGCTCCATCCTGAACTACCGGATGAACCGCAAACCGACGGTATTTACGTCCAATCATACGCTGGACGAGCTGGAGAAGCATTTCAGCTTTACGAGCCGGGACGGCGAAGAGGAGTACAAAGGCCAGCGGCTGATGGACCGCATCCGGCCTTACGTGGAAGTCGTCGAAGTGCTGGGGCGGAATATGCGGGGAGCTTGA
- a CDS encoding DnaD domain protein has product MKMSNLHHFTEHHRYYVRREFAVSGLEERVLLEMYQPMVGGFAVALYMTLCRHVAEDRIGYSELEQQRRLFRTLDLEPNEQGRRFLADQFSKLEAVGLMSTYRRYLAATDEYVYGYELQPPLVPTEFFQNQHLTVLLRDKIGKYALLSVRDRFLAPMPEELAAADDANEDISVPFYELFRLNTKVIDLELEEALGQTAASRQPSAAEMPASRYRYGPDDILARFPRGSRNRPFVEYLRHRQDQLAAINHATHKYRLELGDLCRLLDEDGLFSDEGELEFDRLQYRASLIYQQARRREDDQERTRVKLAARTEGTEDGLSGEGDEVKPEKPVEMEFYLEVPAIFAGECDIHQYNMILRNEPYTLVLKRFFRKGSVPDHVEKLFERIDLNYKLNEEVINVLIHYLHTLKGASWSKTYVETIVTDLLAKGIDSYEKAVVYFRDQLARRSGAPAGTRSGAASRRRTGAAEAASGSSRKPKLKMFEENGPAPKLTEEERLRLRQIALERDARKRP; this is encoded by the coding sequence ATGAAGATGTCGAATTTGCACCATTTCACGGAGCATCACCGTTACTACGTCCGCCGGGAATTCGCGGTCAGCGGATTGGAAGAGCGGGTTCTGCTTGAGATGTACCAGCCGATGGTCGGCGGTTTCGCCGTCGCCTTGTATATGACGTTGTGCCGGCACGTGGCGGAGGACCGGATCGGGTATTCGGAGCTGGAGCAGCAGCGCAGGCTGTTCCGCACGCTGGACCTCGAACCGAACGAGCAGGGACGGCGGTTCCTGGCCGATCAGTTCTCGAAGCTGGAGGCGGTGGGGCTGATGTCGACCTATAGGCGTTATCTGGCGGCGACGGACGAATATGTGTACGGCTACGAGCTGCAGCCGCCGCTGGTCCCGACGGAATTTTTCCAGAACCAGCATTTGACCGTGCTGCTTCGCGACAAGATCGGCAAATACGCGCTGCTCTCGGTCCGGGACCGGTTTTTGGCCCCGATGCCGGAGGAACTTGCGGCCGCGGACGACGCCAACGAGGATATCTCGGTGCCGTTCTACGAGCTGTTCCGGCTGAATACCAAGGTGATCGATCTTGAGCTGGAGGAAGCGCTCGGCCAGACGGCGGCGTCCCGGCAGCCTTCGGCCGCGGAGATGCCGGCCAGCCGTTACCGCTACGGCCCGGACGACATACTTGCCCGGTTCCCCCGCGGATCGCGCAATCGGCCGTTCGTGGAGTATCTGAGGCATCGGCAGGATCAGCTTGCGGCGATCAATCACGCCACGCACAAGTATCGGCTGGAGCTCGGGGATTTATGCAGGCTGCTGGACGAAGACGGCTTATTCTCCGACGAGGGCGAGCTGGAGTTCGACCGTCTGCAATACCGGGCGAGCCTCATCTATCAGCAGGCGCGCAGGCGGGAGGACGATCAGGAACGGACGCGGGTGAAGCTGGCGGCGCGCACGGAAGGAACGGAAGACGGGTTGTCCGGAGAAGGCGACGAGGTAAAGCCGGAAAAGCCGGTGGAGATGGAATTTTACCTGGAGGTTCCGGCTATTTTCGCGGGCGAGTGCGATATTCACCAGTACAACATGATTCTGCGAAACGAGCCGTATACGCTGGTGCTTAAACGGTTTTTCCGCAAAGGCTCGGTGCCGGACCACGTGGAGAAGCTGTTCGAGAGAATCGACCTGAATTACAAGCTGAACGAGGAAGTCATCAATGTCCTGATTCACTACCTACATACCTTGAAGGGCGCTTCCTGGAGCAAAACCTACGTGGAGACGATTGTGACGGATTTGTTGGCGAAGGGGATCGATTCGTACGAGAAGGCGGTCGTCTATTTCCGCGACCAGCTCGCCCGGCGCAGCGGTGCGCCGGCGGGCACGAGGAGCGGGGCGGCGTCCAGACGGCGGACCGGCGCAGCGGAAGCGGCGTCCGGCAGCTCGCGCAAGCCCAAGCTGAAAATGTTCGAAGAGAACGGTCCGGCGCCCAAGCTGACCGAAGAAGAACGGCTGCGGCTGCGGCAGATCGCGCTTGAACGCGATGCCCGCAAGCGTCCGTAA
- a CDS encoding DUF1361 domain-containing protein, producing MPLQKSAGWALAAATAACALLLGLRMLVLDHGTYRWLIWPNLALAWIPLAASWLACRTLAGGRKPGAATFAWAAVWLAFYPNASYIATDLIHLEWASGKSTLYYDLSLNMLAAMLGWTLGAISLWGLQLEVERRLGKGTGAVFAGTAIALGAIGVYLGRVLRWNSWDLVSRPHRIVRDAWTAVRDPEALAFIGSFALFTGAMYVVFYTLANSRAKGKS from the coding sequence ATGCCGTTGCAGAAGTCGGCCGGATGGGCGTTGGCCGCCGCAACCGCGGCTTGCGCGCTGCTGCTCGGCCTGCGGATGCTGGTTCTGGACCATGGGACGTACCGGTGGCTGATCTGGCCGAATCTGGCGTTGGCCTGGATTCCGTTGGCCGCGTCGTGGCTGGCTTGCCGGACGCTTGCCGGAGGCCGCAAACCGGGAGCCGCGACGTTCGCATGGGCAGCGGTGTGGCTGGCGTTTTACCCGAACGCATCCTATATCGCGACGGATCTGATCCATCTGGAATGGGCGAGCGGCAAGTCCACGCTGTACTATGACTTGTCGTTAAACATGCTGGCGGCGATGCTGGGGTGGACGCTTGGGGCGATCTCGCTGTGGGGGCTGCAGTTGGAGGTGGAGCGCCGGTTGGGGAAAGGGACGGGCGCCGTCTTCGCGGGGACTGCCATCGCGCTGGGCGCGATCGGCGTGTACCTGGGACGGGTGCTGCGCTGGAACAGTTGGGATCTCGTCTCGCGTCCCCATCGCATCGTCCGGGATGCGTGGACAGCGGTTCGCGACCCGGAAGCGTTGGCGTTTATCGGATCGTTTGCCCTGTTTACGGGAGCGATGTACGTTGTGTTTTACACGTTGGCGAATTCCCGGGCGAAGGGAAAGTCCTGA
- a CDS encoding protein kinase family protein: MDRLIALVERELLPGLRIESVRPHDPIEVRSLPEPWLLVGKGNYAAVVSHPEAPGQVVKIYAPGRNGAAEEREVYRKLGRHPAYSECYGAGDRYLILKRMEGVTVFDCLHRGLPVPEQAIRDIDEALDYARSRGLFPSDIHPKNMMVNEGRGLVIDVSDFLRPKNCFMWDDFKKAYYRCYAPLLAERPLPLPLFVLNGVRKGYRLWKSGFRNR, translated from the coding sequence ATGGATCGCCTGATCGCCCTCGTCGAGAGGGAACTGCTGCCCGGACTCCGGATCGAGAGCGTCCGGCCGCACGACCCGATCGAAGTCCGATCACTGCCTGAACCTTGGCTCCTTGTCGGGAAAGGCAATTACGCGGCGGTCGTCAGCCACCCCGAGGCTCCCGGACAAGTGGTGAAAATATACGCCCCCGGTCGCAACGGCGCCGCCGAGGAACGCGAAGTGTACCGCAAGCTCGGCCGTCATCCGGCTTATTCCGAATGTTACGGCGCGGGCGATCGCTATTTGATCCTCAAGCGGATGGAGGGAGTCACCGTCTTCGACTGCCTGCACCGCGGCCTGCCCGTGCCCGAGCAGGCGATCCGGGACATCGACGAAGCGCTCGATTACGCCCGTTCCCGGGGGTTGTTCCCCAGCGACATTCACCCCAAAAACATGATGGTGAACGAGGGCCGGGGCCTGGTGATCGACGTCTCGGACTTCCTCCGCCCCAAAAACTGCTTCATGTGGGACGATTTCAAGAAAGCGTACTACCGATGCTACGCGCCCCTGCTTGCCGAGCGCCCCCTCCCTCTGCCGCTGTTCGTCCTGAATGGCGTCCGCAAAGGATACCGCCTGTGGAAATCCGGCTTTCGGAACAGATAG
- a CDS encoding YuiB family protein: MIQIAIATVLIFVLVFGIGFILNMLMKTTWFPVYLYVAAVIGMFVYWASGSGTLWSNLAKYTVVDYIPFVGGIFGAVLSGQTIRTLRKQGFKMF, translated from the coding sequence GTGATTCAGATCGCAATTGCGACGGTGCTGATATTCGTGCTTGTATTCGGCATCGGATTTATATTAAACATGCTGATGAAGACGACCTGGTTCCCGGTGTACCTGTACGTCGCGGCGGTTATCGGCATGTTTGTCTACTGGGCCTCGGGCTCGGGAACGCTCTGGTCGAATCTGGCCAAATACACGGTGGTCGATTATATTCCGTTTGTCGGCGGCATATTCGGAGCCGTGTTGAGCGGACAGACGATCCGAACGCTTCGGAAACAAGGATTCAAGATGTTTTGA
- the hemQ gene encoding hydrogen peroxide-dependent heme synthase, protein MSEAVSTLDGWYALHDFRSIDWNAWTSLSDSDRAQATEELLSLLAEYRRAEADKQGSTAFYSIVGQKADFMFMHLRETLEELNELETAFNKSLFAQVTIPTYSYVSVVELSAYMAKPGSDPMQDPEIVARLKPTLPQTKHICFYPMNKRRQGGDNWYMLPIDERRAMMRSHSMIGRSYHGKVRQIITGSIGFDNWEWGVTLFADDALQFKKLVYEMRFDEVSARFGEFGDFYVGNLLDEDKIKRMLAV, encoded by the coding sequence ATGAGTGAAGCGGTTAGCACGCTGGATGGTTGGTACGCGCTGCACGACTTCCGCAGCATCGACTGGAACGCTTGGACGAGCCTGTCCGACTCGGACCGCGCCCAAGCGACGGAAGAGCTGCTGTCGCTGCTGGCCGAATACCGCCGGGCCGAAGCGGACAAGCAGGGCAGCACCGCCTTTTATTCCATCGTCGGCCAAAAAGCCGACTTTATGTTCATGCATCTGCGCGAGACACTGGAAGAGCTGAACGAGCTGGAGACGGCGTTCAACAAATCGTTGTTCGCCCAAGTGACGATCCCGACCTATTCGTACGTGTCGGTTGTCGAGCTTAGCGCGTATATGGCGAAACCGGGGTCCGATCCGATGCAGGACCCGGAGATTGTCGCCCGGTTGAAGCCGACGCTGCCGCAAACCAAGCACATCTGCTTCTATCCGATGAACAAGCGCCGTCAAGGAGGCGACAACTGGTACATGCTGCCGATCGACGAGCGCCGCGCAATGATGCGCAGCCACAGCATGATCGGTCGGAGCTACCACGGCAAGGTACGCCAGATTATCACCGGCTCCATCGGATTCGACAATTGGGAGTGGGGCGTGACGCTGTTCGCCGACGACGCGCTTCAATTCAAAAAGCTCGTCTACGAAATGCGGTTTGACGAAGTCAGCGCGCGATTCGGAGAATTCGGCGATTTCTACGTCGGCAACCTGCTGGACGAGGACAAAATCAAACGGATGCTTGCCGTTTGA
- a CDS encoding TetR/AcrR family transcriptional regulator: MNTRERIIEAAYELAEQRPSDQIRFADVAKAAGVHWTAVRRHFGSREDMRRQLTQWQTENGRPFADTRTRILEAAARVFAEQGYAGATLDHVAAEAGLTKGAVYWHFSGKSDLFLALCERTLNAQLRTLPGRTREAVGSPDPAQALTRLLAEAMACCEPGSSQPLLFFEFVVSSREPAVKEKLRKAYGNILDGTEAFLKPLRDGGMLDRNADPQALSILFQALINGLTLAWIIDPDRVRFDRLLPQLSRILWEGLKPENA; encoded by the coding sequence ATGAACACACGCGAGCGGATTATCGAAGCGGCTTACGAACTCGCCGAACAACGTCCGTCCGACCAAATCCGGTTCGCCGACGTCGCGAAAGCCGCCGGCGTGCATTGGACCGCGGTGCGGCGGCATTTCGGGAGCCGAGAAGACATGCGCAGACAGCTAACCCAATGGCAGACGGAAAACGGACGGCCGTTCGCCGACACGAGAACGCGCATCCTCGAAGCGGCCGCCCGGGTATTTGCGGAACAGGGTTACGCCGGAGCGACGCTGGATCACGTCGCGGCCGAGGCCGGACTTACGAAAGGGGCCGTCTACTGGCATTTCTCCGGCAAAAGCGACCTGTTTCTCGCCTTGTGCGAGCGGACGCTTAACGCGCAGCTCCGGACCTTGCCGGGCCGAACGCGGGAAGCGGTCGGATCGCCGGACCCGGCGCAGGCGCTGACCCGGTTGCTGGCCGAGGCGATGGCGTGCTGCGAACCCGGAAGCAGCCAGCCGCTGCTGTTCTTCGAATTTGTCGTTTCCAGCCGCGAACCGGCTGTAAAAGAGAAGCTTCGGAAAGCTTACGGCAACATCTTGGACGGAACCGAGGCGTTCCTGAAGCCCCTGCGCGACGGCGGCATGCTGGACCGAAACGCCGATCCGCAGGCGCTTTCAATCTTGTTCCAGGCGCTCATCAATGGGCTGACGCTGGCCTGGATCATCGATCCCGACCGGGTCCGGTTCGATCGTCTGCTGCCGCAGTTGTCCCGCATTCTGTGGGAAGGCTTGAAGCCCGAGAACGCCTGA
- a CDS encoding alpha/beta fold hydrolase yields MNDSFRNADNAAGTSPAGRFVEVEGVRLHYVEQGAGQPVVFLHGGILSSGDYAAVLELAAPGFRAIAFDRPGYGRSERPSGRTVTPADQARLLRGALRKIGAEQPILVGHSWSGALVLAYALAYPADVSGLVLLAPGAYGGEAYPAGKADYAIARAVRVPFLGRLLFALLFRPLGRLAMKPMLRATFAPDPVPPGYAESAKALWLRFGQFRANREDVAAFEPAVDALCSRYGEIRLPAAVVIGDSDPFHPDLQARRLHREIPDAEWIELPGTGHMLPLTRPDAVVDAVRRIAARVSARTLPANP; encoded by the coding sequence ATGAACGATTCCTTCCGCAACGCTGATAACGCCGCCGGAACCTCGCCTGCCGGTCGGTTCGTCGAAGTCGAGGGCGTGCGGCTTCATTATGTCGAACAGGGGGCCGGACAACCCGTCGTGTTTTTGCACGGCGGCATCCTGTCGTCTGGCGATTACGCCGCCGTGCTCGAACTGGCGGCGCCCGGCTTCCGGGCCATCGCCTTCGACCGCCCGGGTTACGGACGCAGCGAACGGCCGAGCGGCCGGACGGTTACGCCGGCCGACCAGGCCCGCCTGCTTCGCGGCGCTTTGCGCAAGATCGGGGCGGAACAACCGATACTGGTCGGACATTCGTGGAGCGGCGCGCTCGTATTGGCATACGCCCTGGCCTATCCCGCAGACGTGTCCGGTCTCGTTCTGCTCGCTCCCGGCGCCTACGGAGGCGAAGCGTATCCCGCAGGCAAGGCGGACTACGCGATCGCCCGGGCGGTTCGCGTGCCGTTCCTCGGCCGGTTGCTGTTTGCACTCCTGTTTCGCCCGTTGGGCCGTCTCGCCATGAAGCCGATGCTGCGGGCGACGTTCGCGCCCGATCCCGTGCCCCCGGGGTACGCGGAGTCCGCCAAGGCGCTTTGGCTGCGGTTCGGCCAATTTCGCGCCAACCGCGAAGACGTCGCGGCGTTCGAGCCGGCCGTCGATGCCCTCTGTTCGCGTTACGGCGAGATTCGCCTGCCGGCCGCCGTCGTCATCGGCGATTCCGACCCGTTTCATCCCGATCTGCAAGCCCGGCGGCTGCATCGGGAGATTCCGGACGCCGAATGGATCGAATTGCCCGGCACCGGCCACATGCTTCCGTTGACGCGTCCCGACGCCGTCGTCGACGCCGTTCGCCGGATCGCAGCGCGGGTATCGGCCCGGACATTACCGGCGAATCCCTGA
- a CDS encoding NAD(P)/FAD-dependent oxidoreductase — MSRIPRIVILGAGYGGIVTALRLQKELNYNEADVTLVNKHDYHYITTHLHMPAAGTDHPENARVDISKLIDEFKIDFVKSTVIEIRPQDRKVILEDGTLSYDYLVVGLGGEPETFGIPGLKEYAMNIRSINSVRLIREHIEYQFAQFKRDSSRPELLTFVVGGAGFTGIEFVGELADRVPELCREFDVDPKLVKIYNIEAAPTAMPGFDPELVQYAISVLEKKGVIFKLATAIKECTPDGVVLATGEEIKSGTVVWTGGIRGNRLLEEAGFETMRGRIKVDKTLRSTQFDNVFVIGDCSLIFNEEGRPYPPTAQIAMQQGVTCAHNLTAAIRGEPMKEFKPQIKGTVASLGKGEAIGIVGKYKLKGATAAFMKKIIDMRYLYIIGGIPLVLRKGRL, encoded by the coding sequence ATGAGCCGTATTCCTCGTATTGTCATCTTGGGCGCCGGTTATGGCGGAATCGTCACAGCTCTGCGCCTGCAAAAAGAATTGAATTATAACGAAGCCGACGTGACGCTGGTGAACAAGCACGATTACCATTATATCACCACGCACTTGCATATGCCTGCGGCGGGAACGGACCATCCGGAGAACGCCCGGGTCGATATTTCCAAGCTGATCGACGAATTCAAGATCGACTTCGTCAAGTCGACGGTGATCGAGATTCGTCCGCAGGACCGGAAAGTCATCCTGGAGGACGGCACGCTCTCCTACGATTATCTGGTCGTCGGTCTCGGCGGCGAACCGGAGACGTTCGGCATCCCCGGACTGAAAGAATATGCGATGAACATCCGCAGCATCAACTCGGTGCGGCTGATCCGCGAGCATATCGAATACCAGTTCGCGCAGTTCAAACGGGATTCGTCCCGTCCGGAGCTGCTGACGTTTGTCGTCGGCGGCGCGGGCTTTACGGGCATCGAGTTCGTGGGCGAGCTGGCCGATCGCGTGCCGGAGCTGTGCCGGGAATTCGACGTCGATCCGAAGCTGGTCAAAATCTACAATATTGAAGCGGCTCCGACGGCGATGCCCGGTTTCGATCCGGAGCTGGTGCAATACGCGATCTCCGTTCTCGAGAAGAAAGGCGTCATCTTCAAGCTGGCGACGGCGATCAAGGAGTGCACTCCGGACGGCGTCGTTCTGGCGACGGGAGAAGAGATCAAATCGGGCACCGTCGTGTGGACGGGCGGCATCCGGGGCAACCGCCTGCTGGAGGAAGCCGGATTCGAAACGATGCGCGGGCGCATCAAGGTGGATAAGACGCTGCGCTCCACGCAGTTCGACAACGTGTTTGTGATCGGCGACTGCTCGCTGATCTTTAATGAAGAAGGCCGTCCGTATCCGCCGACCGCGCAAATCGCCATGCAGCAAGGCGTGACGTGCGCGCATAACCTGACGGCCGCGATCCGCGGTGAACCGATGAAGGAATTCAAGCCGCAGATCAAAGGCACGGTTGCTTCCCTGGGCAAAGGCGAGGCGATCGGGATCGTCGGCAAGTACAAGCTGAAGGGCGCTACGGCTGCGTTTATGAAAAAAATAATCGACATGCGGTATTTGTATATTATCGGCGGCATTCCGCTGGTGCTGCGCAAAGGCCGCTTATAA
- a CDS encoding NAD(P)/FAD-dependent oxidoreductase, producing the protein MTEPVQSNGIADIAIIGAGPAGMFAAFYAGMRQASCILFESMPQLGGQLAALYPEKYIYDVAGFPKVRAQELIDNLEKQMKHFPVDIHLNEKVQTLTKKEERLFEIKTDKAEYLAKSVIITAGVGAFEPRRLELPEAAQFEGKNLFYFVNNLEQFRDKRVLISGGGDSAVDWSLMLEPIAKEVTLVHRRDKFRAHEHSVEQLKNSRVNIATPKEISALHGQDRIERVTLKDVKTGETYDLDVDAVIVNFGFISSIGPIAEWGLEIDGGSIVVDSRMETSIPGIFAAGDITTYPGKIKLIAVGFGEAPTAVNNAKVYFDPEAKLSPGHSSNMKL; encoded by the coding sequence ATGACAGAACCGGTTCAATCAAACGGAATCGCGGACATCGCGATTATCGGAGCGGGCCCGGCTGGAATGTTTGCCGCGTTTTACGCGGGCATGCGCCAGGCCAGTTGCATTCTGTTCGAAAGCATGCCGCAGTTGGGCGGACAGCTGGCTGCCCTGTACCCGGAGAAATACATTTACGACGTAGCCGGATTCCCGAAGGTGCGCGCTCAGGAACTGATCGACAACCTGGAGAAACAGATGAAGCATTTCCCCGTCGATATCCACCTGAACGAAAAAGTTCAGACGCTGACGAAAAAGGAAGAGCGCCTGTTTGAAATCAAAACGGACAAAGCCGAGTATCTGGCCAAATCCGTGATCATTACGGCGGGCGTCGGCGCATTCGAACCCCGCCGCCTTGAGCTTCCGGAAGCGGCGCAGTTCGAAGGGAAAAATCTGTTCTACTTCGTGAACAATCTGGAGCAGTTCCGCGACAAGCGCGTGCTGATCTCCGGCGGCGGCGATTCGGCTGTCGACTGGTCGCTGATGCTGGAGCCGATCGCAAAAGAAGTGACGCTGGTTCACCGGCGCGACAAGTTCCGCGCTCACGAGCACAGCGTGGAACAGCTCAAAAATTCCAGGGTCAATATCGCGACGCCCAAAGAAATCTCCGCCCTTCACGGTCAAGACCGGATCGAACGCGTCACGCTGAAGGACGTCAAAACGGGCGAAACCTACGATCTGGATGTCGATGCCGTGATCGTCAACTTCGGCTTCATCTCCTCGATCGGCCCCATCGCGGAATGGGGACTGGAGATCGACGGCGGCTCCATCGTGGTCGACTCCCGCATGGAAACGTCGATTCCGGGCATCTTCGCCGCAGGCGACATCACGACGTATCCCGGCAAGATCAAGCTGATCGCCGTCGGCTTCGGCGAAGCGCCGACCGCGGTCAACAACGCCAAAGTTTACTTCGACCCGGAGGCGAAGCTGTCGCCGGGCCACAGCAGCAACATGAAGCTGTAA
- a CDS encoding sporulation histidine kinase inhibitor Sda, which translates to MRLLNDDTLLETYFRAIDLQLEREFIHLLREEIHRRKINISIIQGDRTISRP; encoded by the coding sequence CTGTTGAACGACGACACGTTGCTAGAGACGTATTTCCGGGCGATCGATCTTCAGTTGGAACGAGAATTCATCCATCTGCTGAGAGAGGAAATCCATCGCCGAAAAATCAATATCTCGATCATTCAAGGCGATCGTACGATTTCTCGGCCGTAG